The sequence below is a genomic window from Mytilus edulis chromosome 2, xbMytEdul2.2, whole genome shotgun sequence.
AAGATTAATGGACTTAGTGGATGAAGAATGGAGAAAAGATAAATTACCAATGGAAGATATCAATGTTCCACAAATGGAATTACCAGAACTAGAACCAGATAATGGACCAACCAAC
It includes:
- the LOC139511474 gene encoding anaphase-promoting complex subunit 13-like; protein product: MDSEVCRDGRLMDLVDEEWRKDKLPMEDINVPQMELPELEPDNGPTNETLTEQEQKWTDLGLSVLHEQPPTTTNN